CATAATATCACCGACTCCTTACTTTAGATACAAACAATGGCGAAGCTATCTCCTTTATATAATCTGAGTTTTGAGATTTCCAACGTGAGTATTCAAAGAATAAGGGGGAATAATAACGAATAAAGGTTCTTATATACTTTTAATCAATGTTAAAGAGGATATGTCTTTAGAAATCAAAGGTAAAAACGTCTCTATCAACAAAAGCTTATATGCATATGTTGGATCAGCTATGAAAAACCTTTCTCAACGTGTTGGCAGACATCTTTCTTATAAAGAAAAGGGATATAAAAAACATTGGCATATAGACAATATTTTACAAAATCCCAAAAATGAAATTATTTTTGTTTCTTTGATACCTTCTTTCAAACGTTTAGAAGAAGATATATCAATAGAACTTTCCAAAAAGTTTAGATATATTAAATATTTCGGTGCCTCAGATTTAAAAGTTGAATCTAATTTGTTTATCATAAACAATATTGATTTATTTTTTGATACTATTAAGCCTTTTATTCTTTAAG
This genomic interval from Petrotoga sp. 9PWA.NaAc.5.4 contains the following:
- a CDS encoding DUF123 domain-containing protein — translated: MSLEIKGKNVSINKSLYAYVGSAMKNLSQRVGRHLSYKEKGYKKHWHIDNILQNPKNEIIFVSLIPSFKRLEEDISIELSKKFRYIKYFGASDLKVESNLFIINNIDLFFDTIKPFIL